The genomic window CCAGCCTCTGCACGATGTGATGGAGGCTCAGGGCGTGCGTGGCACCCTGCTGCTGGCCCGCGAGGGCGTCAATGGCACCGTGGCCGGTTCCCGTGCGGGGATCGATGCGGTGCTGACCTGGTTGCGCGCCGATGCGCGCCTGGCGAACCTTTCCCACAAGGAGTCCTACAGCGACGAGATGCCGTTTTACCGTACCAAGGTGAAACTGAAAAAAGAGATCGTCACCATGGGCGTCCAGGGCATAGACCCGCGCCAGGTTGTGGGCACCTATGTCAAAGCTGCGGACTGGAATAGCCTGATCGCGGATCCGGATGTGGTCGTAATCGACACCCGCAATGACTACGAGGTGCAGATCGGCACCTTTGAGCGCGCGCTGAACCCCCTGACCAAGACGTTTCGTGAGTTCCCGGATTTTGTGAAACAGAATCTGGATCCTGCCAGGCATCCAAAGGTTGCGATGTTCTGTACCGGCGGTATTCGCTGCGAGAAATCGACTGCCTACCTGAAGGAGCAGGGCTTTGAGGAGGTGTATCACCTGGAGGGTGGCATTCTCAAGTACCTGGAGGACGTGCCGCAGGAAGAGTCGCTGTGGCGGGGCGAGTGTTTTGTGTTTGATAACCGTGTCACGGTCAATCATGCGCTGGAGCGGGGCAGCTTTGAGCAGTGCCATGCCTGCCGTCTGCCCATTACCCAGGCGGACATGAACAGCGAGAAATACATGGCGGGGGTCAGCTGTCCGCATTGCTTTGATGAACTGTCCGATGAGCAGCGTGCGCGCTATGCGCAGCGTGAATTGCAAGTCAGGCTGGCCGAGCGGCGCGGTGAGGTCCACCTGGGCGCTGATGCCGCCAAGGCCATCAAGAAGCGCAAGGATGAGAAAAAGGCGCTGCGCGAGCGCCAGGCGCAGCGGCCTTCCTGAGGCCCAGCAAGGCCTCACAGTATCTCCATACAGCCGCGTAGTGAGGCGCTGCGCGCAGCTTTCCCCCGCCGGTTGTTCGACTCCGACCGGTACGGGTGTCTGGTTACCAGGCCCGCAATGCTGGTTTGGCTTGCAGTATCAGGCTCAGGAGAACTCGTTCTTTGCTGTCTTTAGATAGCGACATTCGTGTTGTGGCGAATCGGCGTACTCCTTACAATGGATTCTTCGCGCTGTTCCCACATACACACGGGACTCTTTGCGGTTGGATAATCACAAGTACCTGAACAAGCGTCGCTGGCTGCGGGAATTTTTACTCAGTTGCCTGATTTTGCTGATAATTTTTTATGTTGTCAGCCGGTTGGACCTGAGTGAAAAACTGTATGCCTTCAGCCGTGCCTATGAAGCTATTGACCTCGATGAGATGCTGTTCTCGCTGGGGCTGTTTCTGCCTATCTATATAGTGATCTTCGCGGTGCGCCGTTTTGGCGAACTGACTATCCTGGTGCGCGAAAGCTCGACCGACGGTCTGACCGGGTTGATCAACCACCGTCGTATACAGGCGCTACTGGCACAGGAAATCAGCCGAGCACAGCGTTTTCAGCGCCCACTGTCGGTGATTCTGTTTGATATCGACAACTTCAAGCAGGTGAATGACAGCCATGGTCATCCGGTTGGAGATGCGGTGCTGCGCCAGGTGGCGTCGTTGATGTCGGCGGCGGTGCGCGAAGTGGATTTCCTGGCCCGTACCGGCGGGGAGGAGTTCATGCTGATCGCCACTGAAACCGACGGCGCTCTGGCGCAGGAAGTGGCGGAGCGACTGCGGCAGATCTTCTGCGAGGCGGATTTTGGGATCGGCCGTCCGGTTACCGCCAGTTTTGGTGTGTCGCAGCTGCGCAGCAAGGAGACAGCAAGTGCCTTGCTGCAGCGTGCGGATGAGCGGCTCTATTGGTCAAAGCGTGAGGGCCGCAACCGTGTGAGTGGCCTTGCCGCGCGCTTTGCTGGCTCGGACAATAGCTGAGCGGGGTCTGCCTGGCGACAGACCTGCTCTGGGCTGTGTCTATTCCTGCTCCAGTGCTTCACGGATGGTCTGAATAACGCGCGTCGGCAAACGGCGCAAAGTCAGTGTCTGCCCCTGTTCGTCGAACAAAATGTCCCGATCCGAGCCCTGGGCCCCCAGGGAGCGGCGGGCAAAGTCCAGTTGCCAGTTATCCGATTTGGTTTTGACCTTGCTCAGGGCTTTCAGGGTGCCGCGGTGTGGCTGAAATTCCTGACTGACCTGGTAGGGTTCGGTATTGGCAAACTCGCCGAAGGTTGTTCCCGGTGCCGGATCTTCGCTGGGTGGGATATAGGCATCGAACAAGCGCTCTACCTCATTCAGCGACGCATGGCGCTGCTCGCCACGCTGTTGCTCCAGATAGCTGACGACGTCTTCCACCACTTCATCCTTGCGTTCGTGCAACGCATTCTGATTGCAGAAATCACGGGTGGCGCGGATCAGTTCGCGGGTGCTCTGGCTCGCAGGAATAGCCTGACTGCAGCCCAGGGCGCCGGGGAAGTCCTGGCCGATGCTGCCACTGCGTTTGCCGGGCACAAAACTCAGGTAACTGTCCTGGCTGCGGCCCAGGCGGGTGAGGTTGATGCGCAGTGCCTGCACCAGCCGCTCAGCCGCCAGCACCTGGGCCTGGATGGGCTGCAGGTTGGCGTCCAGGCTCAGACGGGTCTCGTGCTCTACCAGGGCGAGCAGCAGGTACTGATAGCGATCACTTTGATACAGCAGGAAGATGACCTGGCTGTCACAGGCATCGGCTGGCTGGTCGGGTTGCGCGCTTTGCAGTAGCGCCGCCAGACTGGCATCGGCCAGTGCCTCCAGATCTGCATCACTGGCACTGTCGCCGGTCAGGGGTAGCAGTGCGGTCGCGAAGGGGTGTTCGTACAGTGTATCGTCGCTGAAGGCACCGTGGGTCAGGGCCGAACGGCGGCCAAAACTGCCGGTAACGGCTTCAAACAGTTGCTGTACCAGCGGAGCCTGCGGATCAAGCGCAGTCAGCTCGCCTGCGGCGCGGGTCAGTGATCGGATAGCGACTTTCTGTAATTCCATGGGAGTTCCGGCTGGGCTTCAGACCGGTGAATTTTACGACAAACAGAGCCCTGGGGGCGAGCCTGATTCGGCAATAGCGAAGGATAGGTGTCCTGTACGCGCCTGGCACAAGCGTGCAGTACACTAGGGGATGAGTGGCATGCAGGTGACTGCAAGGGGCAGCGCAAGGTGCACGAGAACTGATCGCTGAGGGGGAATGACTCGCTGGAGAAAGGCCTCGGCTGTATAGATCAGACAACTCCCGTGCCTAACAATCATAGTCGAAACAACGTCTGGGCGGTGGGAGAGTCGGTTTGGTGGCACGGGGAAGCATTGCTTCAAGAGTACGGCGGAACATCCAGAGGGCTATCCGCGAGGCGGTGCACTGATCGGCAACAGGCAAAGAGCGGGTACCGGGGTAACCGCGCGTGAAGGCTCCGCTGCCGGGGCAGCGGATGCAGGCTCACTCGTACAGGCTGTCTTCGTAGCCGCTGCTTATTTGACGTGCCAGAAGGCGCTCTTCCATGCGTTCTTCTATCTGACGACGTTTCTTGCTGTTGTAGCTAATCTTCTTGCCCCGGGTGCTTGTGTCCCGGTCTTCAAAGTCGTCATCCCAGTCTTCGATATCGTCCGCAGGGACTTGATCGACACGAATTTTGGTGCCCATCGGCTCTCGTTCTCACATCTCAGGTTGAAATCAAACAGGGACAGAGCCCCGCCGGTTGAAAAATCATGGCGCTGGTGTGCCAATAGGTTTGCTCGCAGGGGTAGCGCCTGCCGGATTACGGCCATTTGGGGCTTGACAAGCTGCCGCGCGGTTCATTTTGCGAATATATAGCAGCTTTTGGCGTTGGGTAAAGTGAATTCTTTGGCGGCAGGGCATTTTGTTGCCACAGCGCCGAGACGTCGCGCTGGCAGGGGCTGCAGGCAGGTTCGATTTATTTGGGTGCGGGCGGATGTAGTCTGCTGGTTCGTTTGATGCGGACAAAGCGGAACGGAACCGGCACGGGTCGGTTCCCGGGACTGACGTCTGTTAGCTGGCAGCTGTACAGGGAGGCTTAATCGTCGTCAAACGCATCTTCTATCTGCTGTCTCAGGGCGCGTTCTTCGAGCAGTTGCTCGATGCGGCGCCGTGCAGCCGGGTCGATGGTTTTACGTTTTTCGGGGGCGTCTTCCTTGATCTCCGGTTCGGAGTCCCAGTCCACGACATCATCGTCGTCTGTCATGTCGCTGCTGTTGTGTTTTTTGCTCATAGATCTGTTCTCGACATCTGTCCGCGCATTACCTTGCTGAGAATCCGGATGACGCTGTATCTGTCCTGGTATATGACAGCGCCTTACACCCAGAGCCTGCTTTGCAGCACAGCCTGTGCGTAACTCCCTAACTAGTATGGAACAGATATTAGAGCTTGGTGCAGTGATTTTGCAACGGTAAAAAGCAGCTGCCTGTAACCGCTTAGGCTGCGGCGCTTACAGGCAGATTTGGTGTGCTAACGCGGGCTGAAAGTCAGGTAGGGGAACAGCTGTGCCAGTACCCCTGCGATCGCATCACGCTGGCCGCGGCTGTCAAACATCAGCACCGCATCGCCCTCGGAAAAATAGGCGCCCAGCAATGCTGGCAGGCGCGTGCCCGGCTTGAACGCCGAGCTGTTGGTAAGGCCGTTGCATTCGAAAGAGCCTGGGCGTATTGGATCATAGGCCCAGCGGCCGGTACTCCAGCTGGGGGCCTGGGCGGCGTTGACGGCAAAGCACAGGCGTGCCGGGCGCAGAATCAGCGCAAAACGCTGGCCGATCATAGAGTCCTGAACACGCAGGGAGGTGGCCGTGGCATTGCGACTCAGGCTCCAGGCGACGAAGCCGCTATCGCCACTGTCATTGTCAAATACCATCATCAGCCTGTCTTGCTGGGTTGACCAGCGATTCTCACGGAACTGGTACTCACGGGCCAGGGTGGCGGCATGCTGGCCGCTGTACAGCACCTGGCGCTGATAGTCATCGACAAAGCTGCGGGCCAGCTCGCCGGGATCGGCTCGCAAGGCCGTGATCTGAGGGCGTACCTTGTCGGGGAAAATGTCGGTCTGACGCGGTGCCGGCTCCGGCGGCGGGGTAACAACGGACGGTGGTGGCGTGCTGCTGCAGCCAGCGAGCAGCAGGGCAGGCAAAAACAGGCGAAAGTTGGGCAGGTGCATGCGGGGTCTCTGTCCTTTGGCTGAAAATTATCCTGAAGGGGGTATTGTATGCGAGTTTTTTGCCACTGGCAGGCCGTGCCCGAGTGGCCGGGGATAGGGTGCAAGACGCCCGGGCGTTGCTCTTATGCATAATGACATACGGGTTGCTGGCTCCCGTAACCGGCTTTGCAGGCTAAAATAGTATGCTGATCTGCATGAGCAGCTTCAGCAGTCTCGTCTGAACAGGAAGGGTCGCGTGTCGACAAAATACCTAAAGCGATTTTTCAAACCGGACTCCATTGCTGTCTTTGGTGCCTCGGAGCGCGATGACAGCATGGGTGGCGTTGTGCTGCAGAATCTGCTTGACGGTGGTTACCAGGGTGAACTGATTGTCGTCAACGCCCAGGGCTACGAGACGGTAAGGGGTGTGCCCTGTGTCAAGAGTGTCAGTGAGCTGGCGAAGATGCCGGATCTGGCCATTATCTGCTCGCCGCCCCAGACCGTTGCCGACATTATCCGCAAGCTTGGTGCCCATATGGTCAAGGCGGCGCTGATTCTTACCGGTGGCCTGTCGATTCGAGACAGCAAGACCGAGCGTACCTTGCATGAGGAAGTGCTGGACGCCGCGCATCCCTATGGCATCCGCATCCTGGGGCCGGACTGCATGGGTTTGCTGGTGCCGGGGTCCCGCATGAATGCCAGTTATTCCCACGTTAATATCAGTCACGGCAAGGTGGCGTACGTGGGTCAGTCGGGGCTGATTGGCACCGCCATGATTGACTGGGCAAACGGGCAGGAGATTGGTTTTTCCCACTTTCTGACCCTGGGTGAAAGTGTTGATGTTGATATTCCCGCAGTGATCGATTATCTGGCCAAGGACCCTCACACCCACGCCATTTTGCTGCAGATGGATCGCATGACCGGTTCTGCACGGGACTTTCTCTCGGCGTTACGCGCCGCATCACGCAACAAGCTGGTGCTGGTGCTCAAGTCCGATGTGGTGCAGGATGCCGAGCACTGCGCTCGCCTGGCGCCCGGTGTCAGCGATGAAGACCTTGTGTATGACGCTGCGCTGCGCCGTGCCGGTGTGCTGCGGGTCGAAACCTCGGATCAGCTGTTCCATGCTCTGGAAACCCTTTCGCGCATGAAGCCCATGCGTGGCGAGCGGCTGGCCATTGTGTCCAATGGCATGGGGCCCAATGCACTGGCAACCGACCGCTTGCTGCGCGGTCGTGGCCAGTTGGCGCCGTTGTCAGAGGCCAGTTGTGAGGCGTTAGCGGCATTGCTACCCGATGGCTGGAACCGGGGCAATCCTGTGGATCTAAATGCCGACGCCACGCCCGAGCGCTTTGCCAGAGCGCTGCGTATCCTGGTCGCCGACGCCGCAGTGGATACGGTGCTGGTGATACATGCGCCGACCCATCCTGCGCCGGGTGCCGAGACCGCCCGGGCGGTGATAGAGGTTGCCCGGGGAACGCCACGCAACGTGCTCAGTTGCTGGATGGGCCGGGCCACGGCCATTGCCGCCCGCAATCATTTCAATACCGCCGGCATCGCCACCTTCATTACCCCTGAAGAGGCGGTTGATGCCTTCCTGCAGATGGTGCGCTACAGGCACAATCAGGACGTCATGCGCCAGACGCCGGCGCCTTTTCTGCAGCAGAACAGCCAGAATCACATCCAGGCGCGTAATCTGGTGGCCCAGGCGCTGGAAGCAGGGCGGGGGTTTCTGCACCATGCCCAGGCCTGTGAATTACTGGATCTGTACGGCGTGCCGGTGTCCCATTCGTACTATGCCGATTCGGTTGAAGGCGTGGTGGAGGTGGCCAAGCAGCTGGGCGGATCCGTGGCCGTGCGGGCGCTGCACTGTGAGAATGTCTACCCGTTCAGCTATGACGACAAGGTGCGCCAGCGCTGGCGCGATCTGGCGCTGGATCTGTACTCGGTCAGTG from Marinobacterium aestuarii includes these protein-coding regions:
- a CDS encoding rhodanese-related sulfurtransferase, which translates into the protein MTQIVVCALYKFATLEDFESMRQPLHDVMEAQGVRGTLLLAREGVNGTVAGSRAGIDAVLTWLRADARLANLSHKESYSDEMPFYRTKVKLKKEIVTMGVQGIDPRQVVGTYVKAADWNSLIADPDVVVIDTRNDYEVQIGTFERALNPLTKTFREFPDFVKQNLDPARHPKVAMFCTGGIRCEKSTAYLKEQGFEEVYHLEGGILKYLEDVPQEESLWRGECFVFDNRVTVNHALERGSFEQCHACRLPITQADMNSEKYMAGVSCPHCFDELSDEQRARYAQRELQVRLAERRGEVHLGADAAKAIKKRKDEKKALRERQAQRPS
- a CDS encoding GGDEF domain-containing protein; protein product: MDNHKYLNKRRWLREFLLSCLILLIIFYVVSRLDLSEKLYAFSRAYEAIDLDEMLFSLGLFLPIYIVIFAVRRFGELTILVRESSTDGLTGLINHRRIQALLAQEISRAQRFQRPLSVILFDIDNFKQVNDSHGHPVGDAVLRQVASLMSAAVREVDFLARTGGEEFMLIATETDGALAQEVAERLRQIFCEADFGIGRPVTASFGVSQLRSKETASALLQRADERLYWSKREGRNRVSGLAARFAGSDNS
- a CDS encoding nucleoid-associated protein, with translation MELQKVAIRSLTRAAGELTALDPQAPLVQQLFEAVTGSFGRRSALTHGAFSDDTLYEHPFATALLPLTGDSASDADLEALADASLAALLQSAQPDQPADACDSQVIFLLYQSDRYQYLLLALVEHETRLSLDANLQPIQAQVLAAERLVQALRINLTRLGRSQDSYLSFVPGKRSGSIGQDFPGALGCSQAIPASQSTRELIRATRDFCNQNALHERKDEVVEDVVSYLEQQRGEQRHASLNEVERLFDAYIPPSEDPAPGTTFGEFANTEPYQVSQEFQPHRGTLKALSKVKTKSDNWQLDFARRSLGAQGSDRDILFDEQGQTLTLRRLPTRVIQTIREALEQE
- a CDS encoding PA3496 family putative envelope integrity protein, with translation MGTKIRVDQVPADDIEDWDDDFEDRDTSTRGKKISYNSKKRRQIEERMEERLLARQISSGYEDSLYE
- a CDS encoding PA3496 family putative envelope integrity protein, whose product is MSKKHNSSDMTDDDDVVDWDSEPEIKEDAPEKRKTIDPAARRRIEQLLEERALRQQIEDAFDDD
- a CDS encoding bifunctional acetate--CoA ligase family protein/GNAT family N-acetyltransferase produces the protein MSTKYLKRFFKPDSIAVFGASERDDSMGGVVLQNLLDGGYQGELIVVNAQGYETVRGVPCVKSVSELAKMPDLAIICSPPQTVADIIRKLGAHMVKAALILTGGLSIRDSKTERTLHEEVLDAAHPYGIRILGPDCMGLLVPGSRMNASYSHVNISHGKVAYVGQSGLIGTAMIDWANGQEIGFSHFLTLGESVDVDIPAVIDYLAKDPHTHAILLQMDRMTGSARDFLSALRAASRNKLVLVLKSDVVQDAEHCARLAPGVSDEDLVYDAALRRAGVLRVETSDQLFHALETLSRMKPMRGERLAIVSNGMGPNALATDRLLRGRGQLAPLSEASCEALAALLPDGWNRGNPVDLNADATPERFARALRILVADAAVDTVLVIHAPTHPAPGAETARAVIEVARGTPRNVLSCWMGRATAIAARNHFNTAGIATFITPEEAVDAFLQMVRYRHNQDVMRQTPAPFLQQNSQNHIQARNLVAQALEAGRGFLHHAQACELLDLYGVPVSHSYYADSVEGVVEVAKQLGGSVAVRALHCENVYPFSYDDKVRQRWRDLALDLYSVSEVRHAVTRLEYRVRERFSDDQVMGFCVQQMKRGFQSLQINVGITRDPIFGPLLLFGTGGYTVDVLADRQLMLPPLNQALARTLVQRSRVYDIICENSYQVERDVDQLCDLLIKLSEMVVDLPNIAGLEINPLLLNKRGLLAVDVAVSVAEPVRLAISPYPEHLTETIRLRRSGRKAVLRAIRGEDEPDHLEFYNHLSPESIRMRYFYSRGVPTHQELANWTQIDYDREMAFVVSAPRENGAGNETLAVVRAVTDADNVRSEFSIVIRDDLQGEGVGAVLMHKLIDYCRSRGTLQLYGSTLPVNRGMQTLARKLGFKVRFNAEEDVVEMVMMLNEATEEWQMYRLQS